In Salvelinus namaycush isolate Seneca chromosome 20, SaNama_1.0, whole genome shotgun sequence, the following proteins share a genomic window:
- the LOC120065513 gene encoding putative RNA-binding protein 15B, whose amino-acid sequence MKRQAGRDSSPSRALAKRIRERERERDGPRREDLPPPPLALLLAESRRQHARSRSREREKTRLREERGAAVDPLHHRQQHHDLGLIGRPALRTTAALPKGKAATELLSLRGGAGGTLEYKSLLISNLGSVLSDEHVEDGLFHEFKKFGDVSVKLSHTPELGRVAYVNFRHPEDAKEARHAKTRLVLYDRPLKVEPMYVRRRSCTPPDVSYIPIHGASYPPYRQRSLSPGAGVSSIRDIRPLRHYPVEGLGLSRERERILDYYGMLDERGRPYGLPVPEHEDIKPEDDARACRNLFIGNLDHNVTEGELRRGFDKYGIIEEVVIKRPARGQGGAYAFLKFQNLDMAHRAKIAMQGRVIGGNPVKIGYGKANPTTRLWVGGLGPSNSLAALAREFDRFGSIRNIDYVKGDNFAYIQYESLDASQAACAQMRGFPLGGPERRLRVDFAKAEEPLPRSYPAGYQPPVPLPAHLDLLPEGYGGRHRDCSLERELRARDRSPPSHALFTQRERERALLDRDRGDREFTSPTKSLERRGGEAFGVARVGRGDRAARSRSRERWLKERDAARAGGERRRRRSLSLDMPSQEKERGRSKVRGGGPASPEDSPDRARVRAPDSTTEPRGQSPDSSRHSNEDRGGGLKTGGDREKERDRDRNHRNASDNNHTLSDTPNKDPKTLSTLSEYAATLTKAWHGHFALKNSCFPTNMHLLEGGSGFFHSVMKDHQAKGKLTQLKIAQRLRMDQTRLDEVTRRIKQGGSEGYAVLLALQGPIDREAPPPEPGLQIRLLRHLVTYLRNKEAAGVISLPVGGAKEGGKGGMLYAFPPCDFSQQFLQTPRRTLENLDEEHLVVVIVNDSA is encoded by the coding sequence ATGAAACGACAGGCCGGGAGGGATTCCAGTCCTAGTCGGGCTTTAGCGAAACGAATACGGGAAAGAGAGCGGGAACGAGACGGGCCACGGAGAGAGGACCTACCGCCCCCGCCTCTTGCCTTGCTGCTCGCTGAAAGCCGAAGGCAACATGCTCGGAGCAGGAGTAGGGAACGAGAAAAGACGCGGCTTCGGGAGGAGCGCGGGGCCGCTGTAGACCCACTTCACCACCGACAACAACACCACGACCTCGGGCTGATCGGCCGCCCCGCTCTCCGGACTACAGCCGCCCTGCCCAAAGGCAAAGCGGCGACCGAGCTACTGAGCCTCCGGGGGGGAGCGGGGGGGACTCTGGAATACAAATCGTTGCTCATTAGCAATCTAGGCTCGGTGCTTTCTGACGAACATGTTGAAGACGGACTGTTCCACGAGTTTAAAAAGTTCGGGGACGTTAGTGTGAAACTATCTCACACTCCAGAGCTGGGCCGTGTTGCGTACGTGAATTTCCGTCACCCAGAAGACGCTAAAGAGGCCAGGCATGCCAAGACCAGGTTAGTGCTGTATGATCGCCCCCTTAAAGTAGAGCCCATGTACGTCCGTCGTCGCAGCTGCACGCCGCCGGATGTGAGCTACATTCCCATTCATGGCGCCTCATATCCCCCTTATAGACAGAGGTCCCTCTCCCCAGGGGCAGGAGTTAGCAGTATCAGAGACATCCGACCACTGAGACACTACCCTGTAGAGGGGTTGGgactgagcagagagagggagaggatctTAGATTACTACGGGATGTTGGATGAGAGGGGGCGGCCATACGGGCTGCCAGTACCCGAGCACGAAGACATAAAGCCAGAGGACGACGCGCGAGCGTGCAGGAACCTGTTCATTGGCAACCTGGATCACAACGTCACTGAGGGCGAGCTGAGGAGAGGCTTCGACAAGTACGGCATCATCGAGGAAGTTGTGATTAAACGACCGGCGCGCGGTCAGGGGGGAGCCTACGCTTTCCTCAAGTTCCAGAATTTAGACATGGCTCACCGGGCCAAGATAGCCATGCAGGGCCGCGTGATCGGTGGGAACCCGGTGAAGATTGGCTATGGTAAAGCCAACCCCACCACGAGACTCTGGGTAGGTGGCCTCGGCCCTAGCAACTCCCTAGCAGCTCTAGCCCGTGAGTTTGACCGCTTCGGCAGCATCCGAAACATAGACTATGTGAAAGGGGACAATTTTGCCTATATTCAGTATGAAAGCTTGGACGCCTCACAGGCAGCCTGTGCCCAGATGAGAGGTTTCCCCCTGGGAGGCCCAGAGCGGAGGCTGAGGGTGGACTTTGCCAAGGCGGAGGAGCCCCTGCCTCGTAGCTACCCAGCAGGGTACCAGCCCCCTGTGCCCCTGCCTGCCCACCTGGACTTGCTGCCAGAGGGTTACGGCGGGAGGCACCGCGACTGCAGCCTGGAGAGAGAGCTCCGTGCCAGGGACCGCTCGCCCCCCTCCCACGCCCTGTTCACccagcgggagagagagagggctctgctggacagggacaggggagacagagagttcacCAGCCCAACCAAGAGCCTGGAGCGTAGGGGGGGTGAAGCATTTGGGGTTGCCCGTGTAGGGCGGGGGGACCGAGCAGCCCGGAGCCGCAGCCGAGAGCGCTGGCTGAAGGAGAGGGACGCTGCGCGGGCTGGGGGGGAGAGACGGAGACGACGCAGTCTCTCCCTAGACATGCCCTctcaggagaaggagagaggcaggtCCAAGGTGAGGGGAGGAGGACCAGCCTCTCCAGAGGACAGCCCAGACAGAGCCAGGGTCAGAGCCCCAGACTCCACCACTGAGCCCAGGGGACAGAGCCCTGACAGCAGCCGCCACTCCAACGAGGACCGGGGTGGGGGTCTGAAGACCGGCGGAGACAGGGAAAAGGAACGCGACCGTGACCGCAACCACAGAAATGCGAGCGACAATAACCACACCTTGTCTGACACGCCTAATAAAGACCCTAAGACACTCAGCACGCTGTCGGAGTATGCTGCCACCCTCACCAAAGCCTGGCACGGTCACTTTGCCCTGAAGAACTCCTGCTTCCCTACTAACATGCACCTGCTGGAGGGAGGCTCCGGGTTCTTCCACTCTGTCATGAAGGACCACCAGGCCAAGGGGAAACTGACCCAGCTGAAGATCGCCCAGCGACTGAGGATGGACCAGACCAGGCTGGACGAGGTCACCAGGAGGATCAAGCAGGGTGGGTCCGAGGGCTACGCTGTTCTTCTGGCCCTCCAGGGCCCCATCGACCGCGAGGCCCCTCCACCTGAACCAGGCCTACAGATCAGACTCCTCCGTCACCTGGTCACCTACCTGAGGAACAAGGAGGCTGCAGGAGTGATCAGTCTACCTGTGGGCGGTGCTAAGGAGGGGGGAAAGGGGGGCATGCTGTACGCCTTCCCCCCCTGTGACTTCTCCCAGCAGTTCCTCCAGACCCCTCGCAGAACTTTGGAGAATTTGGATGAAGAGCACCTGGTGGTTGTGATTGTCAATGACTCTGCCTAA